A window of the Xiashengella succiniciproducens genome harbors these coding sequences:
- the galA gene encoding beta-galactosidase GalA — MKTRIIAGLILFALSLGGLNASPRDRILMDFDWKFALGHAGDPRRDFNHGTAYFTYLAKAGYGDGPAAANFDDRSWRPLDLPHDWVAELPFAPNASHSHGYKTVGYAFPEYSVGWYRKHFVVEEKERGRRFFLEFDGVFRNARVWVNGFYCGNEPSGYTSFGFDITEYLNFGGSNVIAVRVDASLEEGWFYEGAGIYRHVWLTSTKPLYVPQYGTFVRSELRDNDAAVYITTEVRNKYQENTSFRILNIIKDREGREVARTHSVEYTLRPQEGESYDAVIEVEKPRLWDIDDPYLYSVESCILLGDTTTDIYTTSFGIRTIEWTADKGFFLNGRHVKLKGTNNHQNHAGVGSAMPDALIEWRLGRLKAMGCNAYRTAHYPPSPALLDAADRMGILVLCENRLMGTTDQVLDYLRRLIIRDRNHPSIIAWSIGNEEWAIENNERGAAMATLMQDYAKLFDNTRPINAAVSGSWGRGISSVVELMGYNYLFHGNTDLHHERFPWQFSVGTEEGSTNTTRGIYEDDPEKQYLAAYDRDTPSGFFAIRKGWQHYAARDYLAGMFIWTGFDYRGEPTPFRYPSVVSYFGMYDLCGFPKDNVYYLKSWWTNEEVLHILPHWNWQGREGEPIDVWVYSNMDEVELFLNNKSLGRKTMEKNSYLSWEVPFKPGSIKAVAFKDGKKRLVKVVETTGKGDSLKLEADKTIIKADRMDLAVVTVKVIDNKGRTVPDAANLVSFDISGPARIIGVGNGDPTSLEPDQFVPQYKRIKPGNWKAHKAEGIDVDEAVRAEFDAVSWEAAFQIKGLEPGSQPELTVYKGSFTLTQEDIKGQVTWLFNSIATGQSVYLNGELIAKSLSDSYNRHSLRFDPAMLKVGDNHLVILGYPLVKQNIWDEMNTDPGEILIYHAAPQWQRKTFNGLAQVIIQSDGEPGDIVLKAKGEKLKASELRIEAR; from the coding sequence ATGAAAACAAGAATCATTGCAGGCTTGATATTATTTGCATTAAGCCTGGGAGGGCTTAATGCATCCCCACGGGATCGTATCCTAATGGATTTTGACTGGAAATTTGCCTTGGGACATGCGGGAGATCCACGAAGGGATTTTAATCACGGAACTGCTTATTTTACATACCTTGCCAAGGCCGGCTATGGTGACGGACCTGCGGCTGCAAACTTTGATGATCGTAGCTGGAGACCCCTTGATTTGCCACATGACTGGGTAGCCGAACTGCCTTTCGCTCCCAATGCAAGCCATTCACATGGATATAAAACTGTCGGCTATGCTTTCCCGGAATACAGTGTGGGATGGTATAGGAAGCACTTTGTTGTGGAAGAGAAAGAGCGAGGACGGAGGTTTTTCCTTGAGTTTGATGGTGTATTCAGAAATGCAAGGGTTTGGGTCAATGGGTTTTACTGCGGAAACGAACCTAGTGGGTACACCAGTTTCGGTTTTGATATTACTGAGTATCTCAACTTTGGAGGCAGTAATGTAATAGCTGTCAGAGTTGATGCCAGCCTCGAGGAAGGTTGGTTTTACGAAGGTGCAGGCATTTACCGCCATGTCTGGCTTACCAGTACAAAACCCTTATACGTACCGCAATATGGAACCTTTGTGAGGTCAGAACTCAGAGATAATGATGCTGCTGTCTATATTACTACTGAGGTTCGCAATAAGTATCAGGAAAATACCTCCTTCAGAATATTGAATATTATAAAGGATCGAGAGGGAAGGGAAGTAGCTCGTACGCATAGTGTGGAGTATACACTCAGACCACAGGAAGGTGAAAGCTACGATGCCGTAATTGAGGTTGAAAAGCCCAGACTCTGGGATATTGATGACCCCTATCTCTATTCTGTTGAAAGCTGCATTTTGCTGGGAGATACAACTACTGATATTTACACTACTTCTTTTGGCATAAGAACCATTGAGTGGACTGCAGACAAGGGCTTTTTCCTTAATGGAAGGCATGTAAAACTTAAAGGAACCAACAATCATCAGAATCATGCTGGAGTGGGATCAGCTATGCCGGATGCATTGATAGAGTGGCGCTTGGGTCGGTTGAAGGCTATGGGGTGCAATGCTTATCGTACAGCTCATTATCCACCCTCCCCTGCTTTGCTTGATGCTGCCGACAGGATGGGTATTCTGGTACTGTGCGAGAATCGTCTGATGGGTACAACAGATCAAGTGCTGGACTATCTGAGACGTTTAATCATCCGTGACAGGAACCATCCCAGCATCATAGCATGGTCAATAGGAAATGAAGAATGGGCAATAGAGAATAATGAAAGAGGAGCAGCTATGGCTACTCTAATGCAAGACTATGCAAAGCTTTTCGATAACACACGGCCAATTAATGCTGCTGTAAGCGGTAGTTGGGGAAGAGGTATTAGTTCTGTAGTGGAACTTATGGGCTATAACTACCTGTTTCATGGCAATACCGACCTTCATCATGAACGCTTTCCATGGCAGTTTTCTGTCGGCACAGAAGAAGGTTCAACTAATACTACCAGAGGAATCTATGAAGATGATCCGGAAAAGCAATATTTAGCTGCCTATGACAGAGATACGCCAAGTGGCTTCTTTGCAATTCGTAAAGGTTGGCAACACTATGCTGCACGCGACTACTTAGCCGGAATGTTTATCTGGACCGGTTTTGATTACAGGGGGGAACCCACTCCCTTCAGATATCCTTCGGTAGTGTCTTATTTTGGAATGTACGACCTCTGCGGTTTCCCCAAAGACAATGTATACTATCTTAAATCATGGTGGACCAATGAGGAGGTGCTGCATATCCTGCCTCACTGGAACTGGCAGGGACGTGAAGGAGAGCCAATAGATGTGTGGGTATATAGCAATATGGATGAGGTTGAACTCTTCCTCAACAACAAGAGTCTTGGACGTAAGACAATGGAAAAGAATAGCTATCTGAGCTGGGAGGTTCCATTTAAACCTGGCAGTATCAAGGCTGTGGCATTTAAAGATGGAAAGAAAAGATTGGTCAAAGTAGTGGAGACTACCGGGAAGGGGGATAGTTTAAAGCTGGAAGCTGACAAGACAATAATTAAGGCTGACAGAATGGATCTGGCTGTTGTTACTGTGAAAGTAATAGACAACAAGGGACGTACGGTACCTGATGCAGCAAATCTGGTTAGCTTTGACATAAGTGGTCCTGCACGTATTATCGGAGTGGGAAATGGAGATCCTACTTCTCTTGAACCCGATCAGTTTGTCCCTCAATATAAAAGGATTAAACCGGGAAATTGGAAGGCCCATAAGGCTGAAGGTATTGATGTTGATGAGGCTGTCCGTGCTGAATTTGATGCTGTATCATGGGAAGCTGCTTTTCAGATTAAGGGTTTAGAACCAGGGAGCCAGCCGGAACTAACTGTCTATAAGGGTAGTTTCACGCTTACACAGGAAGACATCAAAGGGCAGGTAACATGGTTGTTTAACAGTATTGCTACAGGGCAGTCTGTTTACCTTAATGGTGAGTTGATAGCCAAGAGCTTAAGTGACTCTTACAATAGACATAGTTTAAGATTTGATCCGGCCATGCTTAAGGTTGGAGATAACCATCTGGTGATTCTTGGATATCCACTGGTAAAGCAAAATATATGGGATGAGATGAATACTGATCCAGGTGAAATTTTAATCTATCATGCAGCCCCACAGTGGCAAAGAAAGACATTTAACGGGCTGGCTCAGGTTATAATACAATCAGATGGAGAGCCTGGAGACATTGTCTTAAAAGCAAAGGGAGAGAAGCTAAAAGCATCAGAACTTAGAATAGAAGCAAGATAA